The genomic region AATGAAATGTGCTGGTACTTATTATGTATTTTAGTTTTGGCAATTTTAATTCTTTTGGGCTTTTTTTAATTTTAAATAATTTGATTTTTTTAAGAAGACCTCTTTCTTGAATATTTTTTCTTCCAAGTTTAATCATAACAGGAGAATTATCCGCACCATAAAGCACCACAGAACGAAATCTATTTTGTTTGTATATTTTGCTGGCTATTGCTATTAGTAATAGAGCTGAGCCACAACCAAAATCCAAAATATTTCCCGGTTTTTTTACGAAAGATGTTTCTTCGAAAAAAATTCTCAAAATATCATCATAACTGGATAATCTGTTTTTAAAATACAAATTATAAGTGTATGCATATTGTTTCCGGAAGCGTTCGCTTATATTGGTAAAATAATATCTTTTTCCTTCTGTTTTGATACCAAGAATTAAAAAAGCCGCCTCTTGTAAAGATTTGGCTTTTTTAAGATGCTTAATTAATTCTTTGCTATCCATATTAAAATTATATAATAATTTAAAATAAATTAAAACCATATCGAATAAGACATCTTAACAAATTTATTTTGTGAAATAGAAAAGAGGCTCTTAAAGAGCCTCTTTTATTTTTTCAACTAATTTCTCTACCACCACTCCCCCCCCTATCTCCTCAAAATTCATTCCATAAACTAATGAGGAAAATAGAGGTACTGCCTGTCCAATGTTGATATACGCCCCATCCTCGCTATTAATAATATTTTTCTGCCTCAAATATTCTATGACCACAGGGCGGCGATACGCAGTAAAAAAGCCTCCGTGATATTCGTAAATCCGTCCTGTAGAAATACTGCGCTCTCTCAACGAGTGTCTATCAACAAATACTACATCATCTCCATCAACATTGAAGTTAGGAAGATAGGGGTAATCTCCACTAAAAGACAGTGTTCCATCAACAAATACTACTCTTGCCTCCGCCGATCCCTTTAATTCATTGACCACCCTCTGTTTGAACTGGGTGAGTAAGTTATTAAATGTCTCTGGATCTATATTGCGCCGCTCCTTTTTTTGATTGATGATGGTGGCTTTATTTATAGCCTTCTCCCCTCTGAGTCTACTGCGGG from Patescibacteria group bacterium harbors:
- a CDS encoding class I SAM-dependent methyltransferase encodes the protein MVLIYFKLLYNFNMDSKELIKHLKKAKSLQEAAFLILGIKTEGKRYYFTNISERFRKQYAYTYNLYFKNRLSSYDDILRIFFEETSFVKKPGNILDFGCGSALLLIAIASKIYKQNRFRSVVLYGADNSPVMIKLGRKNIQERGLLKKIKLFKIKKSPKELKLPKLKYIISTSTFHLLKDPIKTIEEMIKILPKNGEIFIQDIQRDSPWKLKQKRLIHLATTLSEKDFIEGFKGHLSALAKKDIKKALDIIKRQYKISYKIYSIKRKNYYDLTFGAVIKKHATR